One region of Streptomyces subrutilus genomic DNA includes:
- the cpaB gene encoding Flp pilus assembly protein CpaB has product MNSRQRRGVILLLLSVLCALGAFAGVLVVIGDVNSKVGSEVVAYRVKGDIAPYSPLSAGQFEEVTVPERWLSETAVTDLGALKDKIALTTLKKGSLLQADMFVDRPQLQPGEQEIAIMIDAATGVAGKITSGAKVNIIATFKGAKDTDPSRSVIIVANARVLGVGKLTALDKETDRKGPAEAVPITFALNTKDTQRVAYAESFAEHVRLALVAPGTDSAPSPGDRTYTLDGDK; this is encoded by the coding sequence ATGAACTCACGCCAGCGCCGCGGCGTCATTCTGCTGCTCCTGTCGGTCCTGTGCGCCCTGGGAGCCTTCGCCGGAGTCCTCGTGGTGATCGGCGACGTCAACTCCAAGGTCGGGTCGGAGGTCGTCGCGTACCGCGTCAAGGGCGACATCGCCCCGTACAGCCCGCTCTCGGCCGGGCAGTTCGAGGAGGTCACGGTCCCCGAGCGGTGGCTGTCGGAGACCGCCGTCACCGACCTCGGCGCCCTCAAGGACAAGATCGCGCTGACCACCCTGAAGAAGGGCTCGCTGCTCCAGGCGGACATGTTCGTGGACCGGCCCCAGCTCCAGCCCGGTGAGCAGGAGATCGCCATCATGATCGACGCGGCGACGGGCGTGGCGGGCAAGATCACCTCCGGTGCCAAGGTCAACATCATCGCCACCTTCAAGGGCGCCAAGGACACCGACCCCTCCCGTTCGGTGATCATCGTCGCCAACGCCCGGGTCCTGGGCGTCGGCAAGCTCACCGCCCTCGACAAGGAGACCGACCGCAAGGGCCCGGCCGAGGCCGTCCCCATCACCTTCGCCCTGAACACCAAGGACACCCAGCGCGTCGCGTACGCCGAGTCCTTCGCGGAGCACGTCCGCCTGGCCCTGGTGGCCCCCGGCACCGACTCGGCCCCGAGCCCGGGCGACCGTACGTACACCCTCGACGGGGACAAGTGA
- a CDS encoding AAA family ATPase codes for MTTRILPAAGDPDAARALVTLLSQLPDSEPAVPVPDSTALLDTLGRLAAQSIDELPEVVLVHERIGPAPVLELIRDVALRFPAVGVVLITSDAGPALFSAAMDAGARGLIGLPLTYEELAARVQAASQWSVGVRRHLGRGAVEAPSGPGGRVVTVTGAKGGVGTTFTAVQFALAAAASGRRTALVDLDLQAGDVGSYLDVQFRRSIADLAGIQDISPRVLQDAVYDDRTGVALLLAPADGERGEEVDERAARLVIAALRARYELVVIDCGTQMTGANAAAVETADVAVLVTTPDVVAVRAAKRMVRMWERLQVRKAEDTTMVVNRWTKHTEIQPALIEKITKTRATRTPVPAAFKELQAVVDAGRVQDLDNRSTVKQALWALAGELGLLSASEAPHPRPAGASLAVRAAGPVARLRRGREG; via the coding sequence ATGACCACCCGAATCCTCCCCGCCGCCGGCGATCCGGACGCCGCGCGCGCCCTGGTGACCCTGCTCAGCCAGCTCCCGGACTCCGAGCCGGCCGTCCCCGTCCCCGACTCCACCGCCCTGCTGGACACCCTGGGCCGGCTCGCCGCCCAGTCGATCGACGAACTCCCCGAGGTCGTCCTCGTCCACGAGCGCATCGGCCCGGCGCCCGTCCTGGAACTCATCCGGGACGTGGCGCTGCGCTTCCCGGCCGTCGGCGTCGTCCTGATCACCTCCGACGCCGGGCCGGCGCTCTTCTCCGCGGCCATGGACGCGGGCGCGCGGGGCCTGATCGGCCTTCCCCTCACCTACGAGGAACTCGCGGCCCGCGTCCAGGCCGCCTCCCAGTGGTCCGTGGGCGTACGCCGCCACCTCGGGCGGGGCGCGGTCGAGGCCCCGTCCGGGCCCGGCGGGCGGGTGGTCACCGTCACCGGGGCCAAGGGCGGCGTGGGAACCACCTTCACCGCCGTGCAGTTCGCGCTGGCCGCGGCCGCCTCGGGGCGGCGTACCGCACTGGTCGACCTGGACCTCCAGGCCGGCGACGTGGGCTCCTACCTCGACGTGCAGTTCCGGCGCTCGATCGCCGACCTCGCCGGCATCCAGGACATCTCCCCGCGCGTCCTGCAGGACGCGGTGTACGACGACCGCACGGGCGTGGCCCTGCTGCTGGCCCCGGCGGACGGGGAACGCGGCGAGGAGGTCGACGAACGGGCCGCCCGGCTCGTCATCGCCGCCCTGCGCGCCCGCTACGAACTCGTCGTCATCGACTGCGGGACCCAGATGACCGGCGCGAACGCCGCCGCCGTGGAGACGGCCGACGTGGCGGTGCTGGTCACCACCCCGGACGTGGTCGCGGTGCGGGCGGCCAAGCGGATGGTCCGGATGTGGGAGCGGCTCCAGGTGCGCAAGGCGGAGGACACGACGATGGTCGTCAACCGCTGGACCAAGCACACCGAGATACAGCCCGCCCTCATCGAGAAGATCACCAAGACCCGGGCCACCCGCACCCCGGTCCCGGCGGCCTTCAAGGAACTCCAGGCGGTGGTGGACGCGGGCCGGGTCCAGGACCTGGACAACCGCTCCACGGTCAAGCAGGCCCTGTGGGCCCTGGCGGGGGAGCTGGGCCTGCTGTCGGCCTCCGAAGCCCCGCATCCGCGGCCGGCCGGCGCCTCGCTGGCGGTCCGCGCCGCGGGCCCGGTGGCCCGCCTGCGCCGTGGCCGGGAGGGCTGA
- a CDS encoding TadE/TadG family type IV pilus assembly protein codes for MSPRRGARGRDRGQVAIEFVGTVPLILLLVAAVWECVLIGYAFSLAGNAADEAARAGAVTGKRADCVTAAGEHISAAWAMEADCDRSGDIYKATVTLKIPVFYPGLNFGEIKGTGGAAMEKE; via the coding sequence ATGTCGCCGCGGAGGGGGGCGCGGGGCCGGGACCGGGGCCAGGTGGCGATCGAGTTCGTCGGCACGGTGCCGCTGATCCTGCTGCTCGTGGCGGCGGTGTGGGAGTGCGTCCTGATCGGCTACGCGTTCTCCCTGGCGGGCAACGCGGCGGACGAGGCGGCGCGGGCGGGGGCGGTGACCGGGAAGCGCGCGGACTGCGTGACGGCGGCGGGGGAGCACATCTCGGCCGCGTGGGCCATGGAGGCGGACTGCGATCGCTCCGGCGACATCTACAAGGCGACGGTGACGCTCAAGATTCCCGTCTTCTACCCGGGGCTCAACTTCGGCGAGATCAAGGGCACGGGTGGCGCGGCGATGGAGAAGGAGTGA
- a CDS encoding TadE/TadG family type IV pilus assembly protein, translating to MNRKRKWRSDRGQVAIEYIGFVPILLFVALCGIQLGWVAYAEEQADTAARTAARVQAQKGRGGEAAGRAAISGGLASTAAFEWSNSADAISVTVTLTANSIVPGLDAHRASATAVMPNDDPKGPRP from the coding sequence ATGAACCGGAAGCGGAAGTGGCGCTCCGACCGGGGCCAAGTGGCCATCGAGTACATCGGTTTCGTGCCGATCCTGCTGTTCGTCGCGCTGTGCGGGATCCAGCTGGGCTGGGTGGCGTACGCCGAGGAACAGGCGGACACGGCGGCCCGTACCGCCGCGCGCGTCCAGGCCCAGAAGGGCCGGGGGGGCGAAGCTGCGGGCCGGGCGGCGATCAGCGGTGGCCTGGCCTCCACCGCCGCCTTCGAGTGGTCCAACTCGGCCGACGCCATCAGCGTGACGGTCACCCTCACCGCGAACTCCATCGTGCCGGGCCTCGACGCGCACAGGGCGTCGGCCACCGCCGTCATGCCCAACGACGACCCGAAGGGCCCCCGACCATGA
- a CDS encoding CpaF family protein, translating to MSLRSRVNTPDDRHSPREDGRLVSSYRAKLLEEIDLAEMSALAPAERRARLERVLGHIISREGPVLSTVERAQLIRRVVDEALGLGVLEPLLEDPSISEIMVNGPDQIFVERSGRVEQLPLRFASHEQLMQTIERIVSTVNRRVDEANPMVDARLPSGERVNVIIPPLSLTGATLTIRRFPRAFTLHEMIALGSLDEQMLLLLSGLVAAKMNLIVSGATGTGKTTLLNALSGLIPEGERVITIEDSAELQLQQAHVIRLESRPPNVEGKGQITIRDLVRNSLRMRPDRIIVGEVRGGETLDMLQAMSTGHDGSLATVHANSSADALMRLQTLASMSEVEIPFEALQDQINSAVNVIVQLTRFGDGSRRITEISVLESHGREAFRITTVCRFAAQPMGADSRVHGYFEYYPLPRFIAERLYMNNQPIPQAFGVAPPDDDPLTGPLTTPRVTRTAL from the coding sequence ATGAGCCTGCGCTCCCGGGTCAACACCCCCGACGACCGCCACAGCCCGCGTGAGGACGGCCGCCTGGTCTCCTCGTACCGCGCCAAGCTGCTGGAGGAGATCGACCTCGCCGAGATGTCCGCGCTCGCGCCCGCCGAGCGCCGGGCGCGCCTGGAGCGCGTGCTCGGCCACATCATCAGCCGCGAGGGGCCCGTCCTCTCCACCGTCGAGCGCGCGCAGCTGATCCGCCGCGTCGTCGACGAGGCCCTCGGCCTCGGCGTGCTCGAACCGCTCCTGGAGGACCCGTCGATCTCCGAGATCATGGTCAACGGGCCCGACCAGATCTTCGTGGAGCGCTCCGGCCGCGTGGAGCAGCTCCCGCTGCGCTTCGCCTCGCACGAACAGCTGATGCAGACCATCGAGCGCATCGTCTCCACGGTCAACCGCCGGGTCGACGAGGCCAACCCGATGGTCGACGCCCGGCTGCCCAGCGGCGAGCGGGTCAACGTGATCATCCCGCCGCTGTCCCTGACCGGCGCCACCCTCACCATCCGCCGCTTCCCGCGGGCCTTCACCCTGCACGAGATGATCGCCCTCGGCTCGCTCGATGAGCAGATGCTCCTGCTGCTGTCGGGGCTGGTCGCGGCGAAGATGAACCTGATCGTCTCGGGCGCCACCGGCACCGGCAAGACGACCCTCCTCAACGCCCTCTCCGGCCTGATCCCGGAGGGCGAGCGCGTCATCACCATCGAGGACTCCGCCGAGCTCCAGCTCCAGCAGGCGCACGTCATCCGCCTCGAATCCCGGCCCCCGAACGTCGAGGGCAAGGGGCAGATCACCATCCGCGACCTCGTACGCAACTCCCTGCGCATGCGCCCCGACCGCATCATCGTCGGCGAGGTCCGCGGCGGCGAGACCCTCGACATGCTCCAGGCCATGTCCACCGGCCACGACGGCTCCCTGGCCACCGTGCACGCGAACAGTTCCGCCGACGCGCTGATGCGCCTGCAGACCCTCGCCTCCATGTCGGAGGTCGAGATCCCGTTCGAGGCGCTCCAGGACCAGATCAACAGCGCCGTCAACGTGATCGTGCAGCTCACCCGATTCGGGGACGGCTCGCGCCGCATCACGGAGATTTCCGTCCTCGAGTCGCACGGCCGCGAGGCGTTCCGGATCACGACGGTCTGCCGGTTCGCGGCGCAGCCGATGGGGGCGGACTCGCGCGTCCACGGCTACTTCGAGTACTACCCGCTGCCCCGTTTCATCGCGGAACGCCTCTACATGAACAACCAGCCCATCCCCCAGGCCTTCGGGGTGGCCCCGCCCGACGACGACCCCCTCACCGGCCCCCTCACCACCCCCCGCGTCACCCGGACCGCCCTGTGA